One region of Chromatiales bacterium genomic DNA includes:
- a CDS encoding FAD-dependent oxidoreductase, with protein sequence MSRINRREFVGLLGGGLLLGAAGIPLSARAGAKARVVVIGGGYGGATAAKYLRLYDPGIEVMLIDRDEKFISCPLSNEVLSGERAMESLTIGFDGLAARGVKVVHAEVGEIDAAAKRVKLGNGQTLGYDYLVVSPGVDLRWDSIAGYSETAAEIMPHAWKAGPQTLLLKKQIESMPDGGTVIIAAPPNPFRCPPGPYERAAQIALYCKHHKPRSKIMILDAKSKFSKQGLFQAGWKQHYGDMITWVSSSDDGKVLGVDTGKRIVMTEFAEHHADVANIIPAQKAGAIAARAGLVDESGWCPVDQRSFESTLHKDVFVIGDACIAGAMPKSGYAANSQGKVAAANIAARANGHSVAPPSYVNTCYSLIAPEHGISVAGVYQFVDGKIVSVKNSGGVSPADGDTALHKREAVYAHSWYRNIVGDIWG encoded by the coding sequence ATGTCTCGAATCAATCGCAGAGAATTCGTCGGCCTGCTTGGTGGCGGGCTGCTGCTGGGCGCGGCGGGTATCCCGCTGTCCGCCCGCGCGGGGGCGAAGGCGCGGGTCGTGGTCATTGGGGGGGGGTATGGTGGCGCGACGGCCGCAAAGTATCTGCGCCTGTACGACCCGGGCATTGAGGTTATGCTGATCGACCGCGATGAAAAATTCATCTCCTGCCCGTTGAGCAACGAAGTTCTTTCGGGCGAGCGCGCGATGGAGTCGCTGACGATCGGATTTGATGGGTTGGCCGCGCGCGGTGTGAAGGTCGTCCACGCCGAGGTTGGCGAGATCGATGCAGCTGCCAAGCGCGTGAAGCTCGGCAATGGTCAGACGTTGGGGTATGACTATCTGGTTGTGTCCCCGGGCGTGGACCTGCGCTGGGATTCCATTGCCGGCTATAGCGAGACCGCGGCCGAGATCATGCCGCATGCCTGGAAGGCCGGGCCGCAGACCCTGCTGCTCAAAAAGCAGATCGAGTCCATGCCCGATGGCGGTACCGTCATCATCGCGGCGCCGCCGAACCCGTTTCGTTGTCCGCCTGGTCCATACGAGCGAGCGGCGCAGATTGCGCTGTACTGCAAGCACCACAAGCCGCGTTCGAAGATCATGATTTTGGACGCCAAGAGCAAGTTTTCCAAACAGGGCCTGTTCCAGGCTGGCTGGAAGCAGCACTACGGCGACATGATTACCTGGGTGTCGAGCAGCGACGACGGCAAGGTTCTGGGTGTGGATACCGGCAAGCGCATCGTGATGACCGAGTTCGCAGAGCATCATGCCGATGTCGCGAACATCATCCCGGCGCAGAAGGCCGGCGCGATTGCAGCCCGCGCGGGGCTCGTGGATGAATCCGGTTGGTGCCCGGTCGACCAACGCAGCTTCGAGTCCACGCTGCACAAGGATGTCTTTGTGATCGGCGATGCCTGCATCGCCGGTGCCATGCCGAAATCTGGCTATGCGGCGAACTCACAGGGCAAGGTCGCGGCTGCGAACATTGCCGCGCGCGCGAACGGACACAGCGTGGCGCCGCCGTCGTACGTGAACACGTGCTACAGCCTGATCGCGCCCGAGCACGGCATATCGGTGGCCGGCGTGTATCAGTTCGTGGATGGAAAGATCGTAAGCGTCAAGAACTCTGGTGGGGTATCCCCGGCCGACGGCGATACCGCTCTGCACAAACGCGAAGCCGTGTACGCGCACAGCTGGTATCGCAACATCGTTGGTGACATCTGGGGCTGA
- a CDS encoding c-type cytochrome: MSIKNIVLAAIVGPIALAITPVRAESPAAAMVSHPCAGCHGTLGQSQGQAPLIAGLPATYIRSAMLAYKSGERASTIMGRLARGYSDEEINAMADFFAAQPWKPAAQTVDTGLAAHGGELQASRFCSACHGPTGVSPSPTTPNLNGQYADYLYFQMQDIQNPAVGISAGASVMRAMFTGLSEEDKLALAAFYASQK; this comes from the coding sequence ATGAGCATAAAGAACATTGTTCTGGCCGCAATCGTCGGACCTATCGCGCTCGCGATCACGCCGGTTCGAGCCGAGTCGCCCGCCGCGGCCATGGTGAGTCATCCTTGTGCGGGTTGCCATGGCACGCTTGGCCAAAGCCAGGGGCAGGCGCCGCTGATCGCGGGGCTTCCGGCGACCTACATCCGTAGCGCCATGCTCGCCTACAAGAGTGGCGAGCGCGCCTCGACCATCATGGGGCGGCTTGCACGCGGCTACTCGGACGAGGAGATCAACGCCATGGCGGATTTCTTCGCGGCCCAGCCGTGGAAACCTGCCGCACAGACTGTGGATACAGGCCTTGCCGCGCATGGTGGCGAGTTGCAAGCCAGCCGCTTCTGCTCGGCCTGCCATGGCCCGACCGGCGTCTCGCCCAGCCCGACCACGCCGAACCTGAACGGCCAGTACGCGGACTATCTGTATTTTCAGATGCAGGACATCCAGAACCCGGCGGTCGGAATCTCCGCCGGTGCATCCGTGATGCGGGCGATGTTCACGGGCCTGTCTGAAGAGGACAAGCTGGCGCTGGCGGCCTTTTACGCTAGCCAGAAGTAA
- a CDS encoding MtrB/PioB family decaheme-associated outer membrane protein: MKTNKQTWVLTAISAAIATVLATSVQAEGGLDFKGSSVSVGVGHWSGEREQFGMFDGIRDDETILLLDADLRGRDLSNGSWLTGKVRDLGIDSREFDIHYQQQGRFGLGLSYDRIVRNAPWTVNTGMAGFGTTEQMVPDSADGYVPGTGADRHIGTDREKIGLDGFYYITPQFNIKIDFKNEEKDGTRHWGRGGQPEFAVEPIDSTIKQVEATLNYVGDQLQLSGGYYGSWYDNDHDLVTSYRGIMSPGSEYYLSLPMSNEAHQVFLNGGFSVTPTTRATFRASYTHATQDEHLPTADIPGLADPIAPSSLDGELDTTQLYFGLTARPLPMLHLAASVNYHRVNEKTPEWLVVTTGSGVHSTPLDYETLTGKVEGTYTFGHGLSLIAGVDYREQDRTVPFGADGDMDGLDDERYVPWRADIDETTYRIQLRKAMSETINGSIAYLHSKRDGSDYAPAVHSEGVAGSGINPINIADRDRDKIRGTVNWTPTENLGLQFTAEHSQDDYGPGSNRYGLSEGTANFYSVDADFAINADWHVTAWAAYDRTEADQFNGSWDRVTENHELDRDSTLRDTGTSVGLGIEGKPMGRLKVGANASYTRTKSEYNDTVIPIGENGDPDTDYNAASGGPLDDVVNKATILNAFAEYSLSKSSLVRVDVIHERWRTNDWSWQFADGSPFTYGTTNDGTTVLQDPKQSATFVGVRYKHMFE; encoded by the coding sequence ATGAAAACCAACAAACAGACCTGGGTACTGACCGCGATCTCCGCGGCCATCGCGACGGTGCTTGCGACTTCCGTGCAGGCCGAAGGCGGGCTGGACTTCAAGGGCAGTAGCGTGTCGGTCGGCGTCGGTCACTGGAGCGGTGAGCGCGAGCAGTTCGGCATGTTCGACGGCATTCGCGACGACGAGACCATCCTGCTGCTGGACGCGGACCTGCGTGGGCGCGATCTGAGCAATGGCTCCTGGCTCACGGGCAAGGTGCGTGACCTCGGCATCGACAGTCGCGAGTTCGACATCCACTACCAGCAGCAGGGCAGGTTCGGACTGGGCCTGAGTTACGACCGCATCGTGCGCAACGCGCCGTGGACGGTGAATACGGGCATGGCGGGCTTTGGCACGACCGAGCAAATGGTGCCCGATTCTGCCGATGGCTATGTGCCGGGTACGGGTGCCGACCGGCATATCGGCACGGACCGTGAAAAGATCGGGCTGGACGGCTTTTACTACATCACGCCCCAGTTCAACATCAAGATCGACTTCAAGAACGAGGAAAAGGACGGCACGCGCCACTGGGGGCGTGGCGGCCAGCCCGAGTTCGCGGTCGAGCCGATCGATTCCACGATCAAACAGGTCGAAGCCACACTGAACTACGTCGGCGACCAGTTGCAGCTATCGGGCGGTTACTACGGCAGCTGGTATGACAATGACCACGACCTGGTCACGAGCTACCGCGGCATCATGTCGCCGGGCTCGGAATACTACCTGTCGCTGCCGATGAGCAACGAGGCGCATCAGGTGTTCCTGAACGGTGGTTTCAGTGTTACGCCCACGACGCGCGCGACCTTCCGTGCCTCGTACACGCATGCGACCCAGGACGAGCATCTGCCGACCGCGGACATTCCGGGCCTGGCCGACCCGATCGCTCCATCGAGCCTCGACGGCGAGTTGGATACGACACAGCTGTACTTTGGACTCACGGCTCGGCCATTGCCGATGCTGCATCTGGCCGCGAGCGTGAACTATCACCGGGTCAACGAGAAGACGCCAGAGTGGTTGGTCGTTACCACGGGCAGCGGTGTTCACAGCACCCCGCTGGACTACGAGACGCTGACCGGCAAGGTCGAGGGTACCTACACCTTTGGCCATGGACTCAGCCTGATCGCCGGTGTGGACTACCGCGAGCAGGATCGCACGGTGCCGTTCGGCGCCGACGGCGACATGGACGGGCTGGATGACGAGCGCTACGTGCCGTGGCGTGCGGACATCGACGAGACCACCTACCGCATCCAGTTGCGCAAGGCGATGTCCGAGACCATCAACGGCTCCATTGCCTACCTGCACAGTAAACGCGATGGGTCGGACTATGCGCCGGCCGTGCATTCGGAAGGCGTGGCGGGCTCGGGCATCAACCCGATCAACATTGCCGACCGTGATCGAGACAAGATTCGCGGAACGGTGAACTGGACGCCAACGGAGAACCTCGGCCTGCAGTTCACCGCAGAGCATTCGCAGGACGACTACGGCCCCGGCTCAAACCGATATGGACTGAGCGAAGGCACGGCAAACTTCTATTCCGTGGACGCGGACTTTGCAATCAACGCGGATTGGCACGTCACGGCCTGGGCCGCGTATGACCGCACCGAGGCCGATCAATTCAACGGCAGCTGGGATCGCGTTACCGAAAACCACGAACTCGACCGTGACAGTACGCTGCGCGATACCGGAACCTCCGTGGGCCTGGGTATTGAAGGCAAGCCCATGGGTCGGCTCAAGGTCGGTGCGAACGCGAGCTATACCCGTACCAAGAGCGAGTACAACGACACGGTCATCCCGATCGGTGAAAACGGTGATCCGGATACGGACTACAACGCCGCCAGCGGCGGTCCGCTGGATGACGTCGTCAACAAGGCGACGATCCTCAATGCGTTCGCCGAGTACTCGCTGTCAAAGAGTTCACTGGTGCGTGTGGACGTCATCCACGAGCGCTGGCGCACCAACGACTGGAGCTGGCAGTTCGCCGATGGTTCCCCGTTTACCTACGGCACGACGAACGACGGCACGACCGTGCTGCAGGATCCAAAGCAGTCGGCTACATTCGTGGGCGTTCGATACAAGCACATGTTCGAGTGA
- a CDS encoding DmsE family decaheme c-type cytochrome, whose translation MIDSGQLCMNCHNGSNPDAPRVPTAGPDSNEPAIWLSKHGVKADGRTPAANGGCQACHGDASEHLKNPKASHPKSLKHASADEKNEVCTGCHKGGKHMFWAGSAHESRGVACASCHTVHEAHDKARDKETQTEVCFTCHKDKRSELHRPSHHPVLEGEMGCSDCHNPHGSAGTKNLIKDSVNETCYQCHAEKRGPFVHNHQPVTEDCTICHNPHGTIVANMLKYRPPYLCQECHSHTSHPGQLPTLPGSRSTSSSLMGTVGRGCLNCHTNIHGGNSTQNSATAGRFRR comes from the coding sequence ATGATTGATTCCGGCCAGTTGTGCATGAACTGCCATAACGGCTCCAATCCGGATGCCCCCAGGGTGCCGACCGCCGGCCCTGACAGCAATGAGCCGGCGATCTGGCTCAGTAAGCACGGGGTCAAGGCCGACGGGCGTACACCGGCGGCGAACGGTGGCTGTCAGGCCTGCCACGGCGACGCCAGCGAGCATCTGAAGAATCCCAAGGCCTCGCATCCCAAGAGCCTCAAGCACGCCAGCGCCGACGAGAAGAACGAGGTTTGCACCGGCTGCCACAAGGGCGGCAAGCACATGTTCTGGGCTGGCAGCGCGCACGAGTCGCGCGGTGTTGCCTGCGCGAGCTGCCACACGGTTCACGAGGCGCATGACAAGGCGCGCGACAAGGAAACGCAGACCGAGGTCTGCTTCACCTGCCACAAGGACAAGCGCTCAGAACTGCACCGGCCTTCGCACCACCCGGTGCTGGAAGGTGAGATGGGCTGTTCGGACTGCCACAACCCGCACGGCTCGGCGGGCACGAAGAACCTGATCAAGGACAGCGTCAACGAGACCTGCTACCAGTGCCATGCCGAGAAGCGCGGTCCGTTCGTGCACAACCATCAGCCGGTGACCGAGGACTGCACGATCTGCCATAACCCGCACGGCACGATCGTTGCGAACATGCTCAAGTACCGGCCACCGTATCTGTGCCAGGAATGCCACAGCCATACGAGTCATCCGGGCCAATTGCCCACGCTCCCGGGCTCGCGCTCGACCAGTTCCAGCCTCATGGGCACGGTGGGTCGCGGCTGCCTGAACTGCCACACGAACATCCACGGCGGAAACAGCACGCAGAACAGTGCGACCGCCGGCCGGTTCCGTCGCTGA
- a CDS encoding response regulator transcription factor produces the protein MRLLLVDDDPALTDGLSRLLAGIGYEVELAGDLAMARSALKRGGFDVAILDLVLARGNGLQLLAEFKSLFSTLPVLVLSGCGTLRDKLRAFELGASDYLAKPFEFPELGARLKAICRRHAEPDRHLLRFADLELNLHTHTATLRGEEVALSRREFCILRSLVEHPGQIVTRAVLERAFDRQVRELASNSIEVHIHNLRKKLPAKVIRTVHGLGYTLSVPAA, from the coding sequence ATGCGATTGCTGCTGGTCGACGATGACCCCGCGCTCACCGACGGACTTTCCCGTTTGCTCGCCGGAATTGGCTACGAGGTGGAACTGGCGGGCGATCTGGCGATGGCACGGTCTGCGCTGAAGCGCGGCGGTTTTGATGTCGCGATCCTCGACCTCGTGCTCGCCCGCGGCAACGGACTGCAGCTGCTGGCCGAATTCAAATCACTGTTCAGCACGCTTCCGGTGCTGGTCTTGAGCGGCTGCGGCACGCTGCGCGACAAGTTGCGCGCGTTCGAACTTGGCGCGTCCGACTACCTGGCGAAACCGTTTGAATTCCCGGAACTGGGCGCGCGGCTCAAGGCCATCTGTCGACGGCACGCAGAGCCGGACCGGCATCTGCTGCGCTTTGCCGATCTGGAACTGAACCTGCACACCCACACCGCGACCCTGCGCGGCGAGGAAGTCGCGCTGTCACGCCGCGAGTTCTGCATCCTGCGCAGCCTGGTCGAGCACCCCGGCCAGATCGTGACCCGCGCCGTGCTGGAGAGAGCCTTTGACCGGCAGGTTCGCGAACTCGCCAGCAACAGCATCGAAGTTCACATCCACAACCTGCGCAAGAAACTCCCGGCGAAGGTCATTCGTACCGTTCACGGTCTCGGTTACACGCTGTCAGTACCCGCAGCGTGA
- a CDS encoding HupE/UreJ family protein, which translates to MTRSLLATLVLVWAQLSSPARAHQSSSGWLDIRVQGATLDVRLDLTPRDLEFAIGLDADGDGSVTWGELRARQAPIEGFVDDALSLGSQAGPCRSGARRLRVDQRGGDYQAVLTWRARCESEPRRVTVDYRLFAALDAQHRALLRLSSVAGVQSAVLDPSAGMRTFELVEASGVSHAWDYFRHGVQHIGLGTDHLLFVLTLLLPAVFRRYPRPYQPHAHLSGVLADTAVVVTAFTIAHSITLALGLFGWLELSPAFVEPMIAASVIVAALNNVWPVVTRRRWILAFAFGLIHGLGFAGALTELGLPDAARGWALAGFNLGVEAGQLAIVALIAPPLFTLRNSKIYRYVVLRAGSLFIAVIGAFWLTERVAGV; encoded by the coding sequence ATGACCCGGAGTTTGCTCGCGACATTGGTGCTTGTATGGGCGCAACTGTCTTCGCCGGCCCGTGCCCATCAGTCCAGCAGTGGCTGGCTCGACATACGTGTGCAGGGGGCGACGCTCGACGTGCGGCTGGACCTGACGCCGAGGGACCTGGAGTTCGCAATCGGCCTGGATGCGGACGGCGACGGCAGCGTGACCTGGGGCGAACTCCGCGCCCGCCAGGCGCCGATCGAGGGGTTCGTGGACGATGCGCTGTCATTGGGTTCGCAAGCGGGCCCTTGCCGCTCAGGCGCGCGGCGCCTGCGGGTCGACCAGCGCGGCGGGGACTATCAGGCGGTGCTCACATGGCGGGCCCGGTGTGAAAGCGAACCGCGGCGTGTGACCGTGGATTACCGACTGTTCGCTGCCCTGGACGCACAGCACAGGGCGCTGCTTCGACTGAGCTCGGTGGCCGGAGTACAAAGTGCCGTATTGGATCCAAGCGCCGGCATGCGGACGTTTGAACTCGTCGAAGCGAGTGGCGTCTCGCACGCATGGGATTATTTCCGCCACGGCGTTCAGCATATCGGTCTGGGCACTGACCATCTGCTGTTCGTGTTGACGCTGCTGTTGCCCGCCGTGTTTCGTCGTTATCCGAGACCGTACCAGCCACACGCCCATCTGAGCGGAGTGCTTGCTGACACCGCCGTGGTGGTGACGGCGTTCACGATTGCGCACTCCATCACGCTTGCGCTTGGTCTGTTCGGCTGGCTTGAACTGTCACCTGCGTTCGTCGAACCAATGATCGCCGCCTCCGTCATCGTCGCGGCGCTGAACAATGTCTGGCCGGTCGTCACACGCCGTCGCTGGATTCTCGCGTTCGCATTCGGGTTGATTCACGGATTGGGGTTTGCCGGCGCGCTCACGGAACTCGGCCTGCCGGATGCGGCTCGCGGCTGGGCGCTGGCCGGATTCAACCTCGGCGTGGAAGCGGGTCAGCTGGCCATTGTCGCCTTGATTGCACCGCCACTGTTTACGCTGCGCAACTCAAAGATCTATCGGTATGTGGTGCTGCGCGCCGGTTCACTTTTCATTGCCGTGATCGGGGCGTTCTGGCTCACAGAGCGCGTGGCCGGCGTATGA
- a CDS encoding DUF4331 domain-containing protein — protein sequence MKKSLFALAVAGGVTAGLAQASSHREAPLITSMPKVDASDFYMFRSYEEGRSGFVTLIANYLPLQDSYGGPNYFTMDPDALYTIHIDNSGDGVDDIRFTFNFFNFLRGQTVPVNGVDVAVPLRTIQPIASSADANQPEFFNVQMLRNGTLAGFLTEVGSGRSLMEKPFDNAGEMTIEDYASYANSHIHDVQIPGCANGRLFVGQRRESFAVNLGEVFDLVNLNPLGARDAKASDIADKNVTSLALEVPIDCLKGAGPVIGGWTTARLPRDRSLNPDGPDFTEPQTVSGNFIQVSRLGMPLVNEVVIGLPDKDRFNASRPADDLANFATYVTNPTLPEILEILFGVQAPNNFPRNDLVAAFVAGLAGLNDLGVGEMQRLNVTIPPVAGDMQDNLGALGGDLAGFPNGRRPGDDVVDIELRVAMGVLCHAFPGAFGCGPTDAPDGLLPYTDQTLQDASQFDNAFPYLTTPLPGAPQQ from the coding sequence ATGAAAAAGTCGCTGTTCGCACTGGCGGTGGCCGGCGGCGTGACGGCCGGGCTGGCGCAGGCGTCCAGCCACCGAGAGGCCCCGTTGATCACGTCGATGCCGAAGGTAGACGCGTCTGACTTCTACATGTTTCGCAGTTACGAGGAGGGCCGCAGTGGGTTCGTGACCCTGATTGCGAACTACCTGCCTCTGCAGGATTCCTACGGTGGCCCCAACTACTTCACGATGGATCCGGACGCGTTGTATACCATCCATATCGACAACAGCGGAGATGGTGTCGACGACATCCGGTTCACCTTCAACTTTTTCAACTTCCTGCGCGGTCAAACCGTTCCGGTCAACGGCGTGGACGTCGCCGTGCCTCTGCGCACGATCCAGCCGATTGCCAGCAGCGCTGACGCAAACCAGCCGGAGTTTTTCAACGTGCAGATGCTGCGTAATGGCACGCTCGCCGGTTTCCTGACCGAGGTGGGTAGCGGCAGAAGCCTGATGGAGAAGCCGTTTGACAACGCTGGCGAGATGACCATTGAGGACTATGCGAGTTACGCGAATTCGCACATACACGATGTGCAGATCCCGGGCTGCGCGAATGGCCGTCTGTTCGTTGGACAGCGACGTGAGTCATTTGCGGTAAACCTCGGAGAGGTCTTCGATCTGGTCAACCTGAATCCGCTTGGGGCGCGCGACGCGAAGGCATCGGATATCGCCGACAAGAACGTCACCTCGCTTGCGCTGGAGGTGCCGATCGACTGCCTGAAGGGCGCTGGCCCTGTCATCGGTGGCTGGACCACGGCCCGGCTCCCGCGCGACCGCAGCCTGAATCCCGATGGCCCCGACTTCACCGAGCCGCAGACCGTCAGCGGAAACTTTATTCAGGTGTCGCGCCTGGGAATGCCGCTGGTGAACGAAGTTGTAATCGGTCTCCCCGACAAGGACCGGTTCAACGCCAGTCGACCCGCGGATGATCTGGCCAACTTTGCAACTTATGTGACGAACCCGACCCTGCCGGAGATCCTGGAAATCCTCTTCGGAGTTCAGGCGCCGAACAACTTTCCCCGCAATGATCTGGTAGCGGCGTTCGTGGCCGGGCTGGCCGGCCTGAATGATCTCGGCGTCGGAGAGATGCAGCGGCTCAACGTCACGATCCCGCCGGTGGCGGGCGACATGCAGGACAACCTCGGCGCGCTCGGCGGCGACCTGGCCGGATTTCCAAACGGCCGTCGTCCCGGTGACGATGTTGTAGACATCGAACTGCGGGTGGCGATGGGTGTTTTGTGCCATGCATTCCCGGGAGCCTTCGGGTGCGGGCCGACCGATGCGCCGGACGGTCTGCTTCCGTATACCGATCAGACCCTGCAGGATGCCTCGCAATTCGACAATGCGTTCCCGTACCTGACCACTCCGCTGCCGGGCGCTCCCCAGCAGTAG
- the pgi gene encoding glucose-6-phosphate isomerase, with the protein MPDQRPEWQALLRKAQTLADTRIDELFAREPERVERMSLRVDELYLDYSKQLLDGEAMDTLFALLAASDFTGWRRRLFAGEAINHTENRAVLHMALRDRSVREWQAAGEPVREEVAAVRERILAFADSVRRVALTGATGQRLRDVVAIGIGGSHLGPALVCDALGSASGDGPRVHFVSNVDGSELERVLANCQPASTLFVVISKTFTTLETMTNAHSARRWLVAALGEAATRSHFAAVSTNVEAAVAFGIEAHNVFGFWDWVGGRFSLWSAVGLPIALALGRSAFEAMLDGAAAMDAHFESAPVEENLPVLLALIEIWQVNFCGHAARAVIPYDARLRLLPAFLQQLEMESNGKRVDRDGRGIAYATAPVVWGACGTDAQHAFFQALHQGTQIVPVDFLVCARADHPWAEHHEALTANCLAQSEALMVGRSAETARAQLASARLPADVIAARLPYVSFPGNRPSSTVVLDALTPATLGAWIAACEHKVFVESVIWNINAFDQWGVELGKQLAGSIQSASRSPGGLASRDASTRTLAECLQARSRVADTD; encoded by the coding sequence ATGCCCGATCAACGCCCTGAATGGCAGGCGCTGCTGCGCAAGGCACAGACGCTGGCCGATACGCGCATCGACGAGCTGTTTGCGCGCGAGCCCGAACGTGTCGAGCGCATGTCCCTGCGGGTCGACGAGCTGTATCTGGACTATTCCAAGCAACTGCTTGACGGCGAGGCCATGGACACGCTGTTTGCGTTGCTGGCCGCGAGCGACTTCACGGGCTGGCGTCGACGCCTGTTTGCCGGCGAGGCGATCAATCACACCGAAAACCGAGCGGTGCTGCACATGGCGCTGCGCGATCGTTCCGTGCGCGAGTGGCAGGCGGCCGGCGAGCCGGTGCGCGAGGAGGTCGCGGCGGTGCGCGAACGCATTCTCGCGTTCGCCGATTCCGTGCGCCGCGTTGCATTGACCGGTGCGACCGGTCAGCGGCTGCGCGATGTCGTCGCGATCGGAATTGGCGGATCGCATCTCGGCCCGGCGCTGGTCTGTGATGCCCTCGGTTCGGCGTCCGGCGACGGACCGCGCGTGCATTTCGTCTCGAATGTCGACGGCAGCGAACTCGAGCGTGTGCTCGCGAACTGTCAGCCCGCATCGACGCTGTTCGTGGTGATCTCCAAGACCTTCACGACACTCGAAACCATGACCAATGCACACAGCGCACGCCGCTGGCTGGTCGCTGCACTGGGCGAGGCTGCGACCCGTTCACATTTCGCCGCGGTCAGCACCAATGTCGAGGCCGCCGTTGCGTTCGGGATCGAAGCGCACAACGTGTTCGGTTTCTGGGACTGGGTCGGCGGACGGTTCTCGCTGTGGTCGGCGGTCGGTCTGCCGATCGCGCTGGCGCTCGGCCGTTCGGCATTCGAGGCCATGCTCGACGGGGCCGCCGCGATGGACGCGCATTTCGAGTCCGCACCGGTTGAAGAGAATCTTCCGGTGCTGCTTGCATTGATCGAGATCTGGCAGGTGAATTTCTGCGGTCATGCCGCGCGTGCGGTCATTCCCTACGACGCGCGGCTGCGTCTGCTTCCGGCGTTTCTGCAGCAGCTCGAAATGGAGAGCAACGGCAAGCGCGTGGATCGCGATGGCCGCGGGATTGCCTATGCAACGGCGCCGGTCGTCTGGGGTGCCTGCGGTACGGATGCACAACACGCGTTTTTTCAGGCGCTGCATCAGGGCACGCAGATCGTGCCGGTCGATTTTCTGGTCTGCGCGCGCGCGGATCATCCATGGGCCGAACACCACGAGGCCCTGACCGCGAACTGCCTCGCGCAGAGCGAGGCACTGATGGTCGGGCGCAGCGCCGAAACCGCCCGCGCGCAACTGGCATCAGCTCGGCTGCCCGCGGACGTGATCGCCGCGCGGCTGCCGTATGTTTCGTTTCCCGGCAATCGGCCGAGCAGCACCGTCGTGCTCGATGCACTGACGCCGGCAACGCTCGGCGCGTGGATCGCCGCGTGCGAACACAAGGTGTTCGTAGAGAGCGTGATCTGGAACATCAATGCGTTCGATCAATGGGGCGTTGAACTCGGCAAGCAGCTGGCCGGTTCCATCCAGAGCGCATCGCGTTCGCCGGGCGGTCTCGCCAGCCGCGATGCCTCCACGCGAACCCTGGCCGAATGCCTTCAGGCCCGATCCCGGGTGGCCGATACCGACTGA
- a CDS encoding ROK family protein: MTDLRLGVDLGGTKIELLALADGLERYRRRVATPQGDYAATLAAVAELVTGADAALGARGTVGIGTPGSPSPASGLIRNANSTCLNGRPLREDLERRIGRPVRIANDANCFALSEATDGAAAGAGVVFGVILGTGVGGGVVVHGRLLEGINAIGGEWGHNPLPWPRPEELPGPACYCGRSGCIETWLSGPGLARDHHGPQPVDAVGIVAAAAAGDEVCEAALERYEDRLARSLAGVINVLDPDAIVLGGGLSNLRRLYRNVPARWGEYVFSDVVRTRLVAPRHGDSSGVRGAAWLWNE, from the coding sequence ATGACCGACCTGCGGCTGGGGGTGGACCTCGGCGGCACCAAGATCGAACTGCTCGCGCTGGCCGACGGACTGGAGCGGTACCGGCGCCGGGTCGCCACGCCGCAGGGAGACTATGCGGCCACGCTGGCCGCGGTCGCCGAACTCGTGACGGGCGCCGATGCGGCGCTGGGTGCGCGCGGCACGGTCGGTATCGGCACGCCGGGTTCGCCTTCGCCCGCGAGCGGGCTGATCCGCAACGCGAATTCCACCTGCCTGAACGGGCGGCCGCTGCGCGAGGACCTCGAGCGGCGTATCGGCCGGCCGGTCCGCATTGCGAATGACGCCAACTGCTTCGCGCTGTCCGAAGCCACCGATGGCGCGGCGGCCGGTGCGGGCGTGGTGTTTGGCGTGATCCTCGGCACCGGCGTGGGCGGCGGCGTGGTCGTGCACGGCCGTCTGCTCGAGGGCATCAATGCGATCGGCGGCGAATGGGGGCACAATCCGCTGCCCTGGCCACGGCCCGAGGAACTGCCCGGGCCGGCCTGTTACTGCGGACGCAGCGGGTGCATCGAGACCTGGCTTTCCGGTCCCGGGCTGGCACGCGATCACCACGGCCCGCAGCCGGTGGATGCGGTCGGCATCGTCGCCGCGGCCGCGGCCGGGGACGAGGTCTGCGAGGCCGCGCTGGAGCGCTACGAAGATCGTCTCGCGCGGTCGCTGGCTGGCGTCATCAATGTGCTGGACCCGGACGCGATCGTGCTCGGTGGCGGACTTTCCAACCTGCGCCGGCTTTATCGCAACGTGCCCGCGCGCTGGGGTGAATACGTGTTTTCCGATGTCGTACGCACGCGCTTGGTCGCGCCACGACACGGTGATTCAAGCGGCGTGCGTGGCGCCGCATGGTTGTGGAACGAATGA